The following nucleotide sequence is from Trifolium pratense cultivar HEN17-A07 linkage group LG2, ARS_RC_1.1, whole genome shotgun sequence.
ATGATTCAAACAAAAAGTCATCCCCCGGTGATAAGACAAGATCTCAAATGGATGTGGATGACAATGGTGTCCCTGCTTCGTTATCAATGTTCAATGAATCAGATAAAAAATCTGGTGATAAAGATGCCTTGGTGTCCAAAGAAAAGGTTTGTTAGTTGCCTTTTCAACCTGGGTTTTCAATTcttgaatttcaaattatgaAGCTATAATTCGATGTGGGTTCTTTATGAAAACACCAGGGCACATACTGATATCTCCATATGATGATCCTCTCAAAGGCACATGAAAAACTAATTTTGATACATGCTTCTGATCTCGTAGGTCGTATATTCTAGAATGAGATTCAGTCGGTCTCTGAGTATGATAATTTTTATGGTATATTCATTATTCATGACCTAATTTATTTTATCCTGGTTAtagttgtaagttgtaactaaTACTGTGTTTGTATTTAGGGCAATCCAGTAATCATGCCATTTGTTGTGAATAatggtttttcatttttcactaTCTTCACTTAATTGGAACTTGTGCTTGACCTTTATGCAGgacccaaaaaaaattctttcattTTGAGGGTAATTTGTTGGGTTTGTCTTGTATACAATGCAAGTTTGATAGCAAGGGTGGGTTATTTTCTGAATACACGGTGTATTTGTTTAGAGTATGAAGGTGTAAGCCGGATTAAATCCTTTTTTAATTTGGATATCACTAACAGTTTCTTTGTATTACAATTGCAGAAGAAGCTTCCAAAGTCATCTGCAGGAAAGCGAAAAAATGGCAATTCTATTCATCGTTATACTCCTCCTGAGCAATATGCAGATATACATCAGCAGTTTGGAGCCTCTTCTAGTGGAGTTACTTCTCTTGATAGTAATCAGAAGCATAAGCAGAACACAGATTATGATTCTTTAGGCTGCATACTAACACAAATTCCTTTAGCGCACCTAGACTTTAGTCATGCTCCAAATCACACTTCCGTCTCTTCAAATTTCTCTGGACCAAGAGCGGACCATGATGTATACATGTCTCCTTCTCTTATAGAATCATCTTATGCTTCAAACATGGATTGTTCTCATAGTCATTCTTTGATGGCTgctgccttgaaaacaaatgaGAATAGGGAAAAGTATCATAGCCATGGCAACCTCTTAAATACGAGTTACAAAAACGAAAGAAGGGCAAATGAAATGCCATTTCACAGTCCAAGTTCTTCTCAGCAGGTAGCTCAtcaatttgaaaatgaaaatgaaggtCATAGTAAAGTTCGAGGGGTTAGTCTAggattttcatcaaaaatagACTCATCAACTGTACAGGAAAGCTCACCCATAAGCTCGGCTCTTGACCAAAACTTGCTCAAAGCAAATAGCTTTTGCAACTTGCAACAAGTGTTGGAACAGGTATTAGAATCTAGTGATGTTCAAGTTTGTGAAAAGGAATTGTTTATATCTCTTATGTTCATTTTAAATTGCAAAACTGCCACCCATTTTTACTTCATTTTAACTTGTTTAAATGAAAACATTTTTCACGTGTTCCCTAtacaaaattttgaaaacagAAAACAAGGTGAAGTTTTTGCAATTTAAAATGGAAACTGAAAACGTTTTTATAAACCTAAAGATGCCATGGttattatctatatatatataaaatgtcacTTATTGCTGAAAAATCAACCACTTTGTTTGATTGCAGTTGGATATTAAAACCAAACTGTGCATAAGGGACAGTTTATACCGCTTAGCTAAGAGTGCTGAGCAAAGAGATaataattcaaactcaaatggTTGCATTGGAGATGGCACTGCAGCATGCAAAGACACAATGACACGGGATGCAAGCAGGTAATGCTCACTTTTATAGCATCATAATTATCTGTCTCAATAACAAGGTAGCCATTATGGAGGGGCATCAGAGTTTTAATGACTGTGTAACATTATTTTGAGTATTAGTAGTTGTGAGTTCTTATCTGCAATTTGTAGTGTTTCCAAAAACATTCTTTTCTGTTATTCACTTGCCAGACCAAAACCATCCTTTTTGGATCTATTTTTAAATAGTGCTTATCAATTAATCTTCTTTTCGATAACACATAGCTTCATTCAGGTGTACAGGGTTAATGGATATCGAAACCAACACAAATCCAATTGATCGGTCTATAGCACACTTATTGTTTCACAGGCCCTCACATCCATCAACGCTGCTTCAAAACGATATTGCACCTTTCAAATCCAGTGCCATGGTATGCTTTCATGAATTTTGACACATTCTAATGAAGTAGAATGCTATTGTTTGGTCCAAGCCTCATTTTCTGGTTTAATTGACAGATACATGAATCAACTATCAATCCATCAGTAAAGGCTGAGAAACAGGTCTGTCAGGAAGATTCTTCTACCGATGTAGAGAAAAAGCTTTTAGGGGGTAATGTCTAGTGAATGCGAAACCAGCTTTAGCGCATTATTATGTGTAGTTTATAGTTTTCATGTCATCTTATAAGATGATGTATAATTATTTCGGGCTTACTTGGATCCCATTTTTAATTTAAGATCCATTTTTGCATTGAATGTCATGACACCGATGTCTCAAAACATGATAATCATGCACACATTTTAAATTTGTGCTGATCATAAGGGAGCATTGTAATGTTATGCTTGCAATTATTTTCATGCGAAAGACCACAATTTGCACAGCGAATGGTCAGTCATCGAATTATTTGAGACTAACATTATCCAAAAAAGTAGTTgcaaaaaactaatattatatatacttcTAATGTaatcaaattatataaatatgacAAACAAAAGGAAGAGTATGTTTCATTTTGAGACAGAAACAAGCATGCGTAGAAATATGTAACTTTATTCTATCTATGAATCTATCTTTAATCTCCAATAAAAATCCCTGAGTTACTAGTTGAAAATGAATCATCAGTTATAGACCTATCATAAGAAACATCATCCTCATCTTCAGACATCAAATGTACTTGTTGTATTTTCTCCACTTCTCTAACTACCTCTTTCATCTCAGGACGTTTCTCAGGAAACCTCTCAATGCATCTCATTGCTATCTGCAACAACCTTAACATCCCAGGAAGAGCACTCTTTTGACAAGATATTTCTTTGTCAAATATCTCAGCAGTCCATTCTTCTCTCACAGCTCTATTAACCCAACTACAAAGATCCACACCATTAGTCCCTTGTGGAGCTGAGCACATAGAAACTTTCCCTGTTAGAATTTCTATTAAAAGTGATCCATAGCTCCAAACATCTGATTGCATTGTAACTTTTCTTGCAGATCCATATTCAGGTGATTTGTAAACAACCATATGTTGAGCTGCAATTGGTTGTGCTATTAAGGACGCAAGACTAAAGTCAGATACAAGAACTGAATCTTTTTCATCAAATAGAACGTTTGAAGACTTTAGATTTCCATGAGGGACAATGTTATGGATCTTGTTGTTGATGTGAAGGTACTCTAATGCTCTAGCCACACCTCTTGCTACTAATAATCTTGAGTTCCAATTGAATGGAACCCTGTTTCCATCTCTTCCATCTGATAAAGTCATGCACATTTTGGTTAATTACCATATTGTTGTGAGACAAAAATCAGTTTGTAACCATACTTCTATTGTCATAAATTTGGAATTTAAATTGGAAAAAACCTATGATAagaatatttaatattttaacattCAAGTATTCTTTATATTTTGATCTAGGGGCTTCGAAGGCAGAGAAGTGTCACGGTCACATTTAATCTATAGCAGACCAATGCTAgaacattatttaaaaccataatAATGACCGGTGTTGCTACTCATAAGTAGAAAGCTTATGGTATTATTCGTCCTCACAACCGAGACTCACAATTGTGAGACCGTGACTCGTTAGTTCAACAaaagataagaaaaataaatattagtgcCTCAAAACTTAACTTATATGAGTTTTCTCATTTTTCTTGAATTAACACCTATCAGGTCACTATCTCAACTATAAGGACGTAGATGACCCAAAAAAGGTGATGACGTTTATCATCGTCAAAGTTTGATTGAACAATTTTCAAACATCGATCCACCATATACCATATGTGGCACAATATAAATGATACCATTTCAAGAAAAATTATATCAAGGTACAATTCAGAATAAAAAAGACCAAGTTGATGTAAATTACCATGAAGTCTAGAGAAAAGATTTCCATTCTGAGCATATCTATAGAGCATCAACTTCTCATCTCTTGAATGGTAATAAGCAAGCAAAGGCAACAAATTAGGATGTTTAAGATCAGCAATAATTTTCACTATCTTTGCAAATTCTTCCTTAGTAAATGGTTTCAAGTCCCTTAACCTCTTCACAACAATATTATGTCCATTATTCAACATAGCCTTATAACTATTCCCC
It contains:
- the LOC123908322 gene encoding protein LNK1-like isoform X1 translates to MFEDNTWDEFDENHDLIVPHSGSQHNNLFVIEGDGCKKSHHDLRGLESSGYVSSYGTLGKDELYLQNMTQNERMPEKDSWSDTPEGVFSSCDGDSYREAKGLISDHTGMSDHCFKNGNIDSGGSKLCADDTILEEKCGVEDDGACQHPKNHISEADNELSFLDNDGWLDIGNLEDVDRMLSCDLTFGMRSLNNEEEFCWFSSSHSAEGSDDALMSDLKLHCADMSPLKNISEYNMDSSKDNIEVLPINDSNKKSSPGDKTRSQMDVDDNGVPASLSMFNESDKKSGDKDALVSKEKKKLPKSSAGKRKNGNSIHRYTPPEQYADIHQQFGASSSGVTSLDSNQKHKQNTDYDSLGCILTQIPLAHLDFSHAPNHTSVSSNFSGPRADHDVYMSPSLIESSYASNMDCSHSHSLMAAALKTNENREKYHSHGNLLNTSYKNERRANEMPFHSPSSSQQVAHQFENENEGHSKVRGVSLGFSSKIDSSTVQESSPISSALDQNLLKANSFCNLQQVLEQLDIKTKLCIRDSLYRLAKSAEQRDNNSNSNGCIGDGTAACKDTMTRDASRCTGLMDIETNTNPIDRSIAHLLFHRPSHPSTLLQNDIAPFKSSAMIHESTINPSVKAEKQVCQEDSSTDVEKKLLGGRFSGNLSMHLIAICNNLNIPGRALF
- the LOC123908322 gene encoding protein LNK1-like isoform X2 encodes the protein MFEDNTWDEFDENHDLIVPHSGSQHNNLFVIEGDGCKKSHHDLRGLESSGYVSSYGTLGKDELYLQNMTQNERMPEKDSWSDTPEGVFSSCDGDSYREAKGLISDHTGMSDHCFKNGNIDSGGSKLCADDTILEEKCGVEDDGACQHPKNHISEADNELSFLDNDGWLDIGNLEDVDRMLSCDLTFGMRSLNNEEEFCWFSSSHSAEGSDDALMSDLKLHCADMSPLKNISEYNMDSSKDNIEVLPINDSNKKSSPGDKTRSQMDVDDNGVPASLSMFNESDKKSGDKDALVSKEKKKLPKSSAGKRKNGNSIHRYTPPEQYADIHQQFGASSSGVTSLDSNQKHKQNTDYDSLGCILTQIPLAHLDFSHAPNHTSVSSNFSGPRADHDVYMSPSLIESSYASNMDCSHSHSLMAAALKTNENREKYHSHGNLLNTSYKNERRANEMPFHSPSSSQQVAHQFENENEGHSKVRGVSLGFSSKIDSSTVQESSPISSALDQNLLKANSFCNLQQVLEQLDIKTKLCIRDSLYRLAKSAEQRDNNSNSNGCIGDGTAACKDTMTRDASRCTGLMDIETNTNPIDRSIAHLLFHRPSHPSTLLQNDIAPFKSSAMIHESTINPSVKAEKQVCQEDSSTDVEKKLLGDPYSGDL
- the LOC123908322 gene encoding protein LNK1-like isoform X3; translation: MFEDNTWDEFDENHDLIVPHSGSQHNNLFVIEGDGCKKSHHDLRGLESSGYVSSYGTLGKDELYLQNMTQNERMPEKDSWSDTPEGVFSSCDGDSYREAKGLISDHTGMSDHCFKNGNIDSGGSKLCADDTILEEKCGVEDDGACQHPKNHISEADNELSFLDNDGWLDIGNLEDVDRMLSCDLTFGMRSLNNEEEFCWFSSSHSAEGSDDALMSDLKLHCADMSPLKNISEYNMDSSKDNIEVLPINDSNKKSSPGDKTRSQMDVDDNGVPASLSMFNESDKKSGDKDALVSKEKKKLPKSSAGKRKNGNSIHRYTPPEQYADIHQQFGASSSGVTSLDSNQKHKQNTDYDSLGCILTQIPLAHLDFSHAPNHTSVSSNFSGPRADHDVYMSPSLIESSYASNMDCSHSHSLMAAALKTNENREKYHSHGNLLNTSYKNERRANEMPFHSPSSSQQVAHQFENENEGHSKVRGVSLGFSSKIDSSTVQESSPISSALDQNLLKANSFCNLQQVLEQLDIKTKLCIRDSLYRLAKSAEQRDNNSNSNGCIGDGTAACKDTMTRDASRCTGLMDIETNTNPIDRSIAHLLFHRPSHPSTLLQNDIAPFKSSAMIHESTINPSVKAEKQVCQEDSSTDVEKKLLGGNV
- the LOC123904544 gene encoding probable leucine-rich repeat receptor-like protein kinase At1g68400, whose translation is MGFSLFVLQLITFSVLTIAQEEPKGNTNDVQNNSSDNKTNSNSNLLLLILNVVLLLAIILLLILYYNTSKKLNRIVKGHIYTSHEQEKDVETSINVKRVEIGEGTTMMTVEERKELMFFNDETNFQMGELLRASAEALGHGIMGNSYKAMLNNGHNIVVKRLRDLKPFTKEEFAKIVKIIADLKHPNLLPLLAYYHSRDEKLMLYRYAQNGNLFSRLHGNLHQLGLFYSELYLDIIFLEMVSFILCHIWYMVDRCLKIVQSNFDDDKRHHLFWVIYVLIVEIVT